In Notolabrus celidotus isolate fNotCel1 chromosome 10, fNotCel1.pri, whole genome shotgun sequence, one DNA window encodes the following:
- the LOC117820362 gene encoding protein FAM237A-like isoform X1, whose product MLINMASVLLNIHVVTVFVLSCARAVPLQGQKSPQVDPLTVPRANPQCWDSSSALLLEMRSPRIADTVPAFWDLMEFLRASENSKHTALFWDLARVFWDLYLDCVLSRSHGLGRRQVTAVHSLITDKSFRFNRSGAKSQAWLSVRVRCRGHIKTMKTKSKTNTHHHK is encoded by the exons ATGCTTATCAAT ATGGCCTCAGTGCTCCTCAACATACACGTGGTCACAGTGTTTGTGCTGAGCTGCGCGCGTGCCGTCCCACTACAGGGCCAAAAGTCGCCTCAAGTGGACCCCTTAACGGTCCCCCGGGCGAACCCGCAGTGCTGGGACTCCTCCTCGGCTCTGCTGCTGGAGATGCGGTCCCCGAGGATCGCAGATACGGTCCCCGCCTTCTGGGACCTGATGGAGTTTCTCAGGGCTTCAGAGAACAGCAAACACACGGCGCTGTTCTGGGACCTGGCCCGAGTGTTCTGGGACCTTTACCTGGACTGCGTTCTGTCCAGGAGTCACGGCCTGGGGCGGAGACAGGTGACCGCGGTACATTCCCTCATCACTGACA AGTCCTTCAGATTCAACAGGTCAGGAGCGAAATCACAGGCGTGGCTCAGTGTCAGAGTGAGATGTAGAGGACACATCAAGACCATGAAGACcaaatccaaaacaaacacgcaccatcataaataa
- the LOC117820362 gene encoding protein FAM237A-like isoform X2 — protein sequence MASVLLNIHVVTVFVLSCARAVPLQGQKSPQVDPLTVPRANPQCWDSSSALLLEMRSPRIADTVPAFWDLMEFLRASENSKHTALFWDLARVFWDLYLDCVLSRSHGLGRRQVTAVHSLITDKSFRFNRSGAKSQAWLSVRVRCRGHIKTMKTKSKTNTHHHK from the exons ATGGCCTCAGTGCTCCTCAACATACACGTGGTCACAGTGTTTGTGCTGAGCTGCGCGCGTGCCGTCCCACTACAGGGCCAAAAGTCGCCTCAAGTGGACCCCTTAACGGTCCCCCGGGCGAACCCGCAGTGCTGGGACTCCTCCTCGGCTCTGCTGCTGGAGATGCGGTCCCCGAGGATCGCAGATACGGTCCCCGCCTTCTGGGACCTGATGGAGTTTCTCAGGGCTTCAGAGAACAGCAAACACACGGCGCTGTTCTGGGACCTGGCCCGAGTGTTCTGGGACCTTTACCTGGACTGCGTTCTGTCCAGGAGTCACGGCCTGGGGCGGAGACAGGTGACCGCGGTACATTCCCTCATCACTGACA AGTCCTTCAGATTCAACAGGTCAGGAGCGAAATCACAGGCGTGGCTCAGTGTCAGAGTGAGATGTAGAGGACACATCAAGACCATGAAGACcaaatccaaaacaaacacgcaccatcataaataa
- the LOC117820362 gene encoding protein FAM237A-like isoform X3 has translation MLINMASVLLNIHVVTVFVLSCARAVPLQGQKSPQVDPLTVPRANPQCWDSSSALLLEMRSPRIADTVPAFWDLMEFLRASENSKHTALFWDLARVFWDLYLDCVLSRSHGLGRRQVTAVHSLITDSAFFLQTISSSLRNYFMSPSDSTGQERNHRRGSVSE, from the exons ATGCTTATCAAT ATGGCCTCAGTGCTCCTCAACATACACGTGGTCACAGTGTTTGTGCTGAGCTGCGCGCGTGCCGTCCCACTACAGGGCCAAAAGTCGCCTCAAGTGGACCCCTTAACGGTCCCCCGGGCGAACCCGCAGTGCTGGGACTCCTCCTCGGCTCTGCTGCTGGAGATGCGGTCCCCGAGGATCGCAGATACGGTCCCCGCCTTCTGGGACCTGATGGAGTTTCTCAGGGCTTCAGAGAACAGCAAACACACGGCGCTGTTCTGGGACCTGGCCCGAGTGTTCTGGGACCTTTACCTGGACTGCGTTCTGTCCAGGAGTCACGGCCTGGGGCGGAGACAGGTGACCGCGGTACATTCCCTCATCACTGACA GTGCTTTTTTCCTGCAAacgatttcttcttctttgaggaATTATTTCATG AGTCCTTCAGATTCAACAGGTCAGGAGCGAAATCACAGGCGTGGCTCAGTGTCAGAGTGA